The Streptomyces sp. NBC_01275 genome has a segment encoding these proteins:
- the urtE gene encoding urea ABC transporter ATP-binding subunit UrtE, with amino-acid sequence MLQIEDVRVGYHRSSVLHGVSVEVPADGVAAVLGHNGAGKSTLLRAAVGLLTPSAGTIRLDGEDITRRKPHERVARGMAYVPQGQQAFPHLTTAENLQLVADGRRRGREAISEALDLFPALRALSGRRAGLLSGGQRQQLAIARALVTEPRILLLDEPTEGIQPSVVAEIEETILALAARGGLSVLLVEQHVGFAMRAAQRYYVLEAGRVTSSGAGGQDAERSVREALSV; translated from the coding sequence ATGCTGCAGATCGAGGACGTCCGGGTCGGCTACCACCGCAGCTCCGTCCTGCACGGCGTCTCCGTGGAGGTGCCGGCGGACGGGGTCGCCGCGGTGCTGGGCCACAACGGCGCGGGCAAGAGCACGCTCCTGCGGGCCGCCGTCGGCCTGCTCACCCCCTCCGCCGGCACGATCCGGCTCGACGGCGAGGACATCACCCGCCGCAAGCCGCACGAGCGCGTGGCACGCGGCATGGCGTACGTCCCGCAGGGCCAGCAGGCGTTCCCGCACCTCACCACCGCGGAGAACCTCCAGCTCGTCGCGGACGGCCGTCGGCGGGGCAGGGAGGCGATCTCCGAGGCGCTGGACCTGTTCCCTGCGCTCAGGGCCCTCTCCGGGCGGCGCGCGGGTCTGCTGTCGGGCGGCCAGAGGCAGCAACTGGCCATCGCTCGGGCGTTGGTGACAGAGCCTCGGATCCTGTTGCTGGACGAGCCGACCGAGGGCATCCAGCCGTCGGTGGTCGCCGAGATCGAGGAGACGATCCTGGCCCTGGCCGCCCGCGGCGGGCTGTCGGTGCTGCTGGTGGAGCAGCATGTGGGCTTCGCGATGCGAGCGGCCCAGCGGTACTACGTCCTGGAGGCCGGCCGGGTCACGTCGTCCGGGGCGGGCGGGCAGGACGCGGAGCGGTCGGTGCGGGAGGCGCTGAGCGTGTAG
- the urtD gene encoding urea ABC transporter ATP-binding protein UrtD: protein MSGLEIRRLRVSFDGFTAVDGVDLEVRPGDLRFLIGPNGAGKTTLVDAVTGLVKAQGSVRFGDEELLGRSVHRIARSGIGRTFQTATVFEELTVLQNLDIAAGAGRGAWTMLRRRRGVPEPVARALDTVGLTELAESPAGTLAHGQKQWLEIGMLLVQDVRLLLLDEPVAGMSHDERQATGELLQRISEERTVVVIEHDMDFMRSFARSVSVLHAGRVLSEGTVAQVQADPKVQEVYLGHTAAEDAVSSDAAVQEA from the coding sequence ATGAGCGGGCTGGAGATACGTCGGCTGCGGGTCTCCTTCGACGGTTTCACCGCCGTCGACGGGGTCGACCTCGAAGTCCGCCCCGGCGACCTGCGGTTCCTCATCGGACCCAACGGCGCGGGCAAGACGACCCTCGTCGACGCCGTCACCGGTCTGGTGAAGGCGCAGGGCTCGGTGCGCTTCGGCGACGAGGAGCTGCTGGGGCGCAGCGTGCACCGGATCGCCCGGTCGGGCATCGGGCGCACGTTCCAGACGGCCACCGTCTTCGAGGAGTTGACGGTTCTGCAGAACCTGGACATCGCGGCGGGCGCGGGCCGCGGCGCGTGGACCATGCTGCGCCGCCGCCGGGGCGTCCCCGAGCCGGTGGCCAGAGCGCTGGACACGGTCGGGCTCACCGAGCTGGCGGAGTCCCCCGCGGGGACGCTCGCACACGGCCAGAAGCAGTGGCTGGAGATCGGCATGCTGCTGGTGCAGGACGTACGGCTGCTGCTGCTCGACGAGCCGGTGGCCGGGATGAGCCACGACGAGCGGCAGGCCACGGGCGAGCTGCTCCAGCGCATCAGCGAGGAGCGGACGGTCGTCGTCATCGAGCACGACATGGACTTCATGCGGTCCTTCGCGCGCAGCGTCAGCGTGCTGCACGCCGGGCGGGTGCTCAGCGAGGGGACGGTGGCCCAGGTGCAGGCGGATCCGAAGGTGCAGGAGGTGTATCTCGGGCACACGGCCGCCGAGGACGCCGTCTCGTCCGACGCGGCTGTGCAGGAGGCGTGA
- the urtC gene encoding urea ABC transporter permease subunit UrtC, which translates to MNVLKGRSARVWTGFAGAAVLLFAVAPVALSDFRLGLLAKYLCMAMVAVGICLAWGRGGLLTLGQGVFFGLGGYAMAMHLKIADAGPGNLPDFMQLYGTATELPWWWRPFANPLFAIAATVLLPMVVAALLGLFVFRRRVKGAYFAILSQALASAFAIWLVGQQATTGGTNGLTDIQGFFGYALDDPVNQRMVYFVIAAALLLLIALARQLVNSRYGELLVAVRDSEERVRFLGYDPANVKLVAYVVAAGMAGLAGALFVPAVGIISPALIGIVPSIEFVIGAAVGGRASLVGAVLGAVAVAWAKTALSEEFPAAWTYFQGLLFIVALAFLPGGLASLTKFVRRRRTAPAKASVVPVGEAA; encoded by the coding sequence ATGAACGTGCTGAAGGGCCGGTCCGCGCGGGTCTGGACGGGGTTCGCGGGGGCGGCCGTACTGCTGTTCGCCGTCGCGCCGGTCGCCCTGTCCGACTTCCGGCTGGGGCTGCTGGCCAAGTACCTGTGCATGGCCATGGTCGCCGTCGGCATCTGCCTGGCCTGGGGCCGCGGCGGCCTGCTGACACTCGGTCAGGGTGTGTTCTTCGGGCTCGGCGGCTACGCCATGGCGATGCACCTGAAGATCGCCGACGCGGGTCCCGGCAACCTGCCCGACTTCATGCAGCTCTACGGCACCGCCACCGAACTGCCCTGGTGGTGGCGGCCGTTCGCGAACCCCCTGTTCGCGATCGCGGCGACGGTACTGCTGCCGATGGTCGTCGCCGCGCTGCTCGGCCTGTTCGTCTTCCGGCGGCGGGTCAAGGGCGCGTACTTCGCGATCCTCAGCCAGGCGCTCGCCTCGGCCTTCGCCATCTGGCTGGTGGGCCAGCAGGCCACCACCGGCGGCACCAACGGACTCACCGACATCCAGGGCTTCTTCGGCTACGCCCTCGACGACCCCGTCAACCAGCGGATGGTCTACTTCGTCATCGCCGCCGCCCTGCTGCTCCTCATCGCCCTCGCCCGGCAGCTCGTCAACAGCCGGTACGGCGAACTCCTGGTCGCCGTGCGGGACTCGGAGGAGCGGGTGCGCTTCCTCGGGTACGACCCGGCGAACGTCAAGCTCGTCGCGTACGTCGTCGCGGCCGGCATGGCGGGCCTGGCGGGCGCGCTGTTCGTGCCGGCCGTCGGCATCATCTCGCCCGCGCTGATCGGGATCGTCCCGTCGATCGAGTTCGTGATCGGCGCGGCGGTCGGCGGACGGGCCAGTCTGGTCGGGGCCGTGCTCGGGGCGGTCGCGGTCGCCTGGGCGAAGACGGCGCTGTCGGAGGAGTTCCCGGCGGCCTGGACGTACTTCCAGGGTCTGCTGTTCATCGTGGCGCTGGCGTTCCTGCCGGGCGGACTCGCCTCGCTCACGAAGTTCGTGCGCCGGCGCAGGACCGCGCCGGCGAAGGCGTCCGTCGTTCCCGTGGGAGAGGCAGCATGA
- the urtB gene encoding urea ABC transporter permease subunit UrtB, translated as MTVILGQTFTGISIGAVLLLIALGLSLTFGQMNVINMAHGEFIMAGAYTTYVLQKSISSAGISLIVALPVAFLVSGALGALLEWLLIRRLYLRPLDTLLVTWGVSLMLQQLARDIFGAPNVQTRAPDVLTGNITVMGGDDPLTFANSRLFILGLAVAAVLALSLTLRLTPLGRRIRAVVQNRDLAEVSGISTSRVDRTAFFLGSGLAGVAGVALTLVGPIGPTMGTNVIIDAFLVIVVGGIGQLKGTVIVAFVLGVLQSVLEYSTTVSVAKVLVLVAIVAFLQWRPQGLYTLRTRSLV; from the coding sequence ATGACCGTGATCCTCGGTCAGACCTTCACCGGCATCTCGATCGGTGCCGTCCTGCTGCTCATCGCGCTCGGCCTGTCGCTCACCTTCGGCCAGATGAACGTCATCAACATGGCTCACGGCGAGTTCATCATGGCGGGCGCCTACACGACGTACGTCCTGCAGAAGTCCATTTCCAGCGCGGGAATTTCGCTCATCGTCGCGCTGCCCGTCGCTTTTCTCGTGTCGGGCGCTCTCGGCGCGCTGCTGGAATGGCTGCTCATTCGCCGTCTGTATCTCCGCCCCCTCGACACGCTTCTCGTCACGTGGGGCGTCTCCTTGATGCTCCAGCAACTCGCCCGGGACATCTTCGGCGCGCCCAATGTGCAGACCCGTGCGCCGGACGTCCTCACCGGGAACATCACCGTCATGGGCGGCGACGATCCGCTCACCTTCGCCAACAGCCGGCTGTTCATCCTCGGCCTGGCGGTCGCGGCCGTTCTCGCGCTGTCGCTGACGCTGCGGCTGACGCCGCTGGGCCGTCGGATCCGGGCCGTGGTGCAGAACCGGGACCTGGCCGAGGTGTCCGGGATCTCCACCTCCCGGGTCGACCGCACCGCCTTCTTCCTGGGCTCCGGGCTCGCGGGCGTCGCCGGGGTGGCGCTCACCCTGGTCGGTCCCATCGGGCCGACGATGGGCACCAACGTCATCATCGACGCCTTCCTGGTGATCGTCGTCGGCGGGATCGGCCAGCTCAAGGGCACGGTCATCGTCGCCTTCGTGCTGGGCGTGCTGCAGTCCGTGCTGGAGTACTCCACCACGGTCTCCGTCGCGAAGGTGCTGGTCCTGGTGGCCATCGTCGCGTTCCTCCAGTGGCGGCCCCAGGGGCTGTACACGCTGCGCACGAGGAGTCTCGTATGA
- the urtA gene encoding urea ABC transporter substrate-binding protein has translation MAVVALSACGAKTDAAGTSSDKAAKIDVSGDTVKVGLLNSLSGTMAISEVTVRNSLLLAVDEINASGGVLGKKIKPISEDGASDWPTFAEKATKLIKEDQVAATFGCWTSASRKAVKPVFEKNKSLLFYPVQYEGLEESPYIFYTGATTNQQIIPALDYLKSQGKKKLYLVGSDYVFPRTANKEIKAYAKANGMTILGEDYAPLGSTEFSTIANKVKASKADAVFNTLNGDSNVAFFKEYKSAGLTAKTMPVVSVSIAEEEVKSIGSQYLAGQLTAWNYYQTTPGAANAEFVKAYKAKYGADKPTSDPMEAAYTSVYLWKAMVEKAKSFDPEKVKAASDGITFDAPEGKVTVDGASQHIYKTARIGKIGSDGLITEVWNSGEPVKPDPFLKGYSWASGLS, from the coding sequence GTGGCCGTCGTCGCGCTGTCCGCGTGCGGCGCCAAGACCGACGCGGCCGGCACGTCGTCCGACAAGGCCGCGAAGATCGACGTCAGCGGCGACACGGTCAAGGTCGGTCTGCTCAACTCGCTGTCCGGCACCATGGCGATCAGCGAGGTGACCGTACGCAACTCGCTGCTGCTGGCCGTCGACGAGATCAACGCCTCCGGCGGGGTGCTCGGCAAGAAGATCAAGCCGATCAGCGAGGACGGCGCCTCCGACTGGCCGACGTTCGCCGAGAAGGCGACCAAGCTCATCAAGGAGGACCAGGTCGCGGCCACCTTCGGCTGCTGGACCTCCGCCAGCCGCAAGGCCGTCAAGCCGGTGTTCGAGAAGAACAAGTCGCTGCTGTTCTACCCCGTGCAGTACGAGGGCCTGGAGGAGTCCCCGTACATCTTCTACACGGGCGCCACCACCAACCAGCAGATCATCCCGGCGCTCGACTACCTCAAGAGCCAGGGCAAGAAGAAGCTGTACCTGGTGGGCAGCGACTACGTCTTCCCGCGGACCGCCAACAAGGAGATCAAGGCGTACGCGAAGGCCAACGGCATGACGATCCTCGGCGAGGACTACGCGCCGCTGGGCTCCACGGAGTTCAGCACGATCGCCAACAAGGTGAAGGCGTCCAAGGCGGACGCCGTGTTCAACACCCTCAACGGCGACTCCAACGTGGCCTTCTTCAAGGAGTACAAGTCCGCCGGTCTGACCGCGAAGACCATGCCGGTCGTGTCGGTGTCGATCGCCGAGGAGGAGGTCAAGTCGATCGGATCGCAGTACCTGGCGGGCCAGTTGACGGCCTGGAACTACTACCAGACCACCCCGGGCGCGGCGAACGCCGAGTTCGTGAAGGCGTACAAGGCGAAGTACGGCGCGGACAAGCCGACCAGTGACCCGATGGAGGCCGCGTACACCTCGGTCTACCTGTGGAAGGCGATGGTCGAGAAGGCGAAGTCCTTCGACCCGGAGAAGGTGAAGGCGGCCTCCGACGGCATCACGTTCGACGCGCCCGAGGGCAAGGTCACCGTGGACGGCGCCTCGCAGCACATCTACAAGACCGCGCGCATCGGGAAGATCGGCTCCGACGGTCTGATCACCGAGGTGTGGAACTCCGGCGAGCCCGTCAAGCCGGACCCGTTCCTCAAGGGCTACTCCTGGGCCTCCGGCCTCTCCTGA
- a CDS encoding substrate-binding domain-containing protein translates to MFRPDSPASDWFTADDSVLGVALVLPLQGPAGMFGPACELCARLAVEEVNRAGGVLGRELRLMPVDGGAPPREVADQVEALVDLGVVQGVTGWHISSVRQALAPRIAHRVPYVYTALYEGGEHTAGVFLTSETPRDQLRPAMTLLAHERRVRRWFVVGNDYVWPRRTARAAHGYAREAGGRIGGEVYLPLGTHDFEPVLRRIERSDADAVLLLLVGSDAVRFNRAFAAYGLDARCLRLSTLMDENMLMASGPSAAVDLYSTAGFFASLANADTLDFHGQYADRFGIEAPAPGSLGESCYEGVLLLAALLRQAGTLDVAAIGAAADTVSYEGPRGLLHLRGGHVRQRIYLARADGLDFDVLTELDLHNSRP, encoded by the coding sequence ATGTTCCGGCCCGACTCCCCCGCCTCCGACTGGTTCACCGCCGACGACTCCGTGCTCGGCGTGGCCCTGGTCCTTCCGTTGCAGGGGCCGGCGGGGATGTTCGGTCCCGCCTGCGAGCTGTGCGCACGGCTGGCGGTGGAGGAGGTCAACCGGGCGGGCGGGGTGCTCGGCCGGGAGCTGCGGCTGATGCCGGTCGACGGCGGCGCTCCCCCGCGCGAGGTGGCGGACCAGGTCGAGGCGCTGGTGGACCTGGGGGTCGTACAGGGCGTCACGGGCTGGCACATCTCCTCGGTGCGGCAGGCGCTGGCGCCGAGGATCGCCCACCGCGTGCCCTACGTCTACACCGCGCTCTACGAGGGCGGCGAGCACACCGCCGGGGTGTTCCTGACCAGCGAGACGCCCCGCGACCAACTGCGGCCCGCCATGACGCTGTTGGCGCACGAGCGGCGGGTGCGCCGATGGTTCGTGGTCGGCAACGACTATGTGTGGCCCCGACGCACCGCCCGGGCGGCGCACGGGTACGCCCGTGAGGCGGGCGGTCGGATCGGCGGCGAGGTGTATCTGCCGCTGGGCACGCACGACTTCGAGCCCGTGCTGCGGCGCATCGAGCGCTCGGACGCGGACGCGGTGCTCCTGCTGCTGGTCGGCAGCGACGCGGTGCGCTTCAACCGGGCGTTCGCGGCCTACGGGCTGGACGCGCGCTGTCTGCGGCTGAGCACGCTCATGGACGAGAACATGCTGATGGCGAGCGGCCCTTCGGCCGCCGTGGACCTCTACAGCACGGCCGGCTTCTTCGCCTCGCTGGCCAACGCGGACACGCTCGACTTCCACGGCCAGTACGCGGACCGCTTCGGGATCGAGGCGCCGGCGCCGGGCAGTCTCGGCGAATCCTGTTACGAGGGCGTCCTGCTGCTCGCCGCGCTGCTGCGGCAGGCGGGCACGCTGGATGTGGCGGCGATCGGCGCGGCGGCCGACACCGTCTCCTACGAGGGTCCACGCGGGCTGCTGCACCTGAGGGGCGGTCATGTCCGGCAGCGCATCTACCTGGCCCGCGCGGACGGGCTGGACTTCGACGTGCTCACGGAGCTGGACCTTCACAACTCCCGCCCCTGA
- a CDS encoding MarR family winged helix-turn-helix transcriptional regulator, translating into MPPSSPRRPHDLMQLLTRAERLAARRLQSALEDEGCSLDAWRVLALLSDGAGHHMTAIAEAAFLPPPTLTKLVDHLVDQNLVHRRVDPLDRRRILAHLTPRGQDHWRRVDRAVRAAWPAEGDDEELLGALLGRFAETLDESTRV; encoded by the coding sequence ATGCCCCCTTCGTCTCCGCGCCGGCCCCACGACCTCATGCAGCTCCTCACCCGCGCCGAGCGGCTGGCCGCGCGCCGGCTGCAGTCCGCCCTGGAGGACGAGGGCTGCTCGCTGGACGCCTGGCGGGTGCTCGCGCTGCTCTCCGACGGAGCGGGCCACCATATGACGGCGATCGCCGAGGCCGCCTTCCTGCCGCCGCCCACCCTGACCAAGCTGGTCGACCACCTCGTCGACCAGAACCTCGTCCACCGCCGCGTCGACCCCCTCGACCGGCGCCGCATCCTCGCCCACCTCACCCCCCGCGGCCAGGACCACTGGCGGCGCGTCGACCGCGCCGTACGCGCCGCGTGGCCCGCGGAGGGCGACGACGAGGAGCTGCTGGGCGCCCTGCTGGGACGGTTCGCGGAGACGCTGGACGAGTCCACGCGCGTATGA
- a CDS encoding aldehyde dehydrogenase family protein: MLAKNGWHIHRADRSSLSRRTRAARPAHHQRGTVTTAAITEQPADVVARLRATFRTGRTKPLAWRTGQLGRLRELLTEQGADLAAALHADLGKSATEAYRTEIDFTIREIDHTLEHLEAWLRPESAPVPAHLGADASAWTQYDPLGVVLVIAPWNYPAQLLLAPLVGALAAGNAVVVKPSELAPATSAALARLLPAYLDTDAVAVVEGGVPETTALLAERFDHIFYTGNGTVGRIVLRAAAEHLTPVTLELGGKSPAFVDRDADLAVVADRLARGKFLNAGQTCVAPDYVLTDPATAAALEPLLAKAVEAVYGADPQSSAEYGRIVNERHFDRLTGLLDSGRVVVGGGNDRTDKYLAPTVLADVDPDSPVMREEIFGPILPIVTVDGLDEAIAFIADRDKPLALYVFTASDDTRARIAAETSSGAVGYGLPLAHLTVSDLPFGGVGESGMGNYHGRYSIETFSHRKAVLEKPLG; the protein is encoded by the coding sequence ATGTTGGCCAAGAATGGTTGGCATATACATCGAGCTGACCGCTCGTCCCTCTCCCGCCGAACCAGGGCCGCGAGGCCCGCGCACCACCAGCGAGGCACCGTGACCACCGCAGCCATCACCGAGCAGCCCGCCGACGTCGTCGCGCGCCTGCGCGCCACCTTCCGCACGGGGCGCACCAAGCCCCTGGCCTGGCGCACCGGCCAGCTGGGCCGCCTGCGCGAGCTGCTCACGGAGCAGGGCGCCGACCTGGCCGCCGCGCTCCACGCCGACCTCGGCAAGAGCGCCACCGAGGCCTACCGCACCGAGATCGACTTCACGATCCGCGAGATCGACCACACCCTGGAGCACCTCGAGGCGTGGCTGCGCCCCGAGTCCGCCCCGGTCCCGGCGCACCTGGGCGCCGACGCCAGCGCCTGGACGCAGTACGACCCGCTCGGCGTCGTCCTCGTCATCGCCCCCTGGAACTACCCCGCCCAGCTGCTGCTCGCCCCGCTGGTCGGCGCCCTGGCCGCCGGCAACGCGGTGGTCGTCAAGCCCAGCGAGCTCGCGCCCGCCACCTCCGCGGCCCTGGCCCGGCTGCTGCCCGCGTACCTCGACACCGACGCGGTCGCCGTCGTGGAGGGCGGCGTCCCGGAGACCACGGCCCTGCTGGCCGAGCGCTTCGACCACATCTTCTACACCGGCAACGGCACGGTCGGTCGGATCGTCCTGCGCGCCGCCGCCGAGCACCTCACCCCGGTCACCCTCGAACTCGGCGGCAAGTCACCGGCGTTCGTCGACCGCGACGCCGACCTCGCCGTCGTCGCCGACCGGTTGGCCCGCGGCAAGTTCCTCAACGCCGGCCAGACCTGCGTCGCCCCCGACTACGTCCTGACCGACCCGGCGACCGCCGCCGCCCTGGAGCCCCTGCTGGCGAAGGCGGTCGAGGCGGTCTACGGCGCCGACCCGCAGTCCTCCGCCGAATACGGCCGCATCGTCAACGAACGCCACTTCGACCGGCTCACCGGCCTGCTCGACTCCGGCCGCGTCGTGGTCGGCGGCGGCAACGACCGCACGGACAAGTACCTCGCGCCGACCGTCCTGGCCGACGTCGACCCCGACTCGCCCGTCATGCGGGAGGAGATCTTCGGCCCGATCCTGCCGATCGTCACCGTCGACGGCCTGGACGAGGCGATCGCCTTCATCGCCGACCGCGACAAGCCCCTCGCGCTGTACGTGTTCACCGCCTCCGACGACACCCGCGCCCGCATCGCCGCCGAAACCTCCTCCGGCGCCGTCGGATACGGTCTGCCGCTGGCCCATCTCACCGTCTCCGACCTGCCGTTCGGCGGAGTCGGCGAGAGCGGCATGGGCAACTACCACGGCCGCTACTCCATCGAGACCTTCAGCCACCGCAAGGCGGTGCTGGAGAAGCCGCTCGGCTGA
- a CDS encoding aldo/keto reductase gives MTTQTITADAAGTWTIGDLTVNRIGFGAMRLTGSAAFHHGTPRDRDRSIAVLRSALELGVNHIDTAAFYFSALRSANELVNSALAPYPDDLLIAAKVGPFRDYAGKWGTSARPEDLRGHVEENLRQLGRDHLDLVYLRRMRQESIAEHFGVLAELREAGLIRHLGLSAVEPRHLAEAQALAPVVSVQNRYGYGDHDPANEELLTLCREQGIAFVPFYAIAGDVGAEGATTAHDEEVLSVARAHEATPAQVRLAWTLNQGPHVLAIPGTGNPDHLAENVAAGALRLTPEELHRLNTAHRNAG, from the coding sequence ATGACCACACAGACGATCACCGCGGACGCCGCGGGCACCTGGACCATCGGCGACCTGACCGTCAACCGCATCGGCTTCGGCGCGATGCGGTTGACCGGCAGTGCGGCCTTCCATCACGGCACACCGAGGGACCGCGACCGCTCGATCGCGGTCCTGCGCAGCGCGCTCGAGCTCGGCGTGAACCACATCGACACGGCCGCCTTCTACTTCTCCGCCCTGCGCTCCGCCAACGAGCTCGTCAACAGCGCGCTCGCCCCGTACCCGGACGACCTGCTCATCGCCGCCAAGGTCGGCCCCTTCCGCGACTACGCGGGGAAGTGGGGCACCTCGGCCCGACCCGAGGACCTGCGCGGTCACGTCGAGGAGAACCTGCGCCAGCTCGGCCGCGACCACCTCGACCTCGTGTACCTGCGCCGGATGCGACAGGAGTCGATCGCCGAACACTTCGGCGTGCTCGCCGAGTTGCGCGAGGCCGGCCTGATCCGCCATCTCGGCCTCTCCGCCGTCGAGCCCCGCCACCTCGCCGAGGCGCAGGCCCTCGCCCCGGTCGTCAGCGTCCAGAACCGCTACGGCTACGGCGACCACGACCCCGCCAACGAGGAACTCCTCACCCTCTGCCGCGAGCAGGGCATCGCCTTCGTCCCCTTCTACGCCATCGCCGGCGACGTCGGCGCCGAGGGAGCGACGACCGCCCACGACGAGGAGGTCCTGTCCGTGGCCCGCGCCCACGAGGCCACCCCGGCCCAGGTCCGGCTCGCCTGGACCCTGAACCAGGGCCCCCACGTCCTCGCCATCCCCGGCACCGGCAACCCCGACCACCTCGCCGAGAACGTCGCCGCCGGAGCGCTCCGCCTCACGCCCGAGGAACTCCACCGCCTGAACACGGCCCACCGGAACGCCGGCTGA
- a CDS encoding pyridoxamine 5'-phosphate oxidase family protein has translation MKITEPPRGPDQRKRDVLERLERERDVWVATADREGLPCLVALWFVWDGDCLWLATRLTNPTGRNLRDGRRARLAFGDTQDVVLVDGAVETYPRETVPEAAASAFLAKTGWDPGRDSASYAYFRVRPTAVQAWREEQELPGRRVMRDGVWVV, from the coding sequence ATGAAGATCACCGAGCCGCCTCGCGGCCCCGATCAGCGCAAGCGGGACGTCCTGGAGCGGCTGGAACGGGAACGGGACGTCTGGGTCGCCACGGCGGACCGGGAGGGGCTGCCGTGTCTCGTCGCCCTGTGGTTCGTCTGGGACGGCGACTGCCTGTGGCTGGCCACCCGCCTCACCAATCCGACCGGCCGCAATCTGCGCGACGGCCGGCGGGCCCGGCTGGCCTTCGGGGACACCCAGGACGTGGTCCTCGTCGACGGCGCGGTCGAGACGTACCCGCGCGAAACGGTGCCCGAGGCGGCCGCCTCGGCGTTCCTGGCGAAGACGGGCTGGGATCCGGGCCGCGACAGCGCGTCGTACGCGTACTTCCGGGTGCGGCCCACGGCGGTGCAGGCGTGGCGCGAGGAGCAGGAGCTGCCTGGTCGGCGGGTGATGCGCGACGGGGTGTGGGTCGTCTGA
- a CDS encoding VOC family protein, with product MRRVALVALVVDDYDEAIRFYTEALGFQLVEDEPRPDGARWVVVRPGEHQDGTGLLLARAKGDAQRARIGDQTGGRVGFFLHTDDFARDHARMLAAGVTFLEEPRHEAYGSVAVFQDLYGNRWDLLQPAPQ from the coding sequence ATGAGACGCGTCGCCCTGGTTGCCCTCGTCGTCGACGACTACGACGAGGCGATCCGCTTCTACACCGAGGCGCTCGGATTCCAGCTCGTCGAGGACGAGCCCCGCCCCGACGGCGCCCGCTGGGTCGTCGTGCGGCCGGGGGAGCACCAGGACGGCACCGGGCTGCTGCTCGCCCGCGCCAAGGGCGACGCCCAGCGCGCCCGGATCGGCGACCAGACCGGCGGCCGCGTCGGGTTCTTCCTGCACACCGACGACTTCGCCCGCGACCACGCCCGGATGCTCGCCGCCGGCGTGACCTTCCTGGAGGAGCCGCGCCACGAGGCCTACGGCTCCGTCGCCGTCTTCCAGGACCTGTACGGAAACCGCTGGGACCTGCTCCAGCCCGCACCGCAGTGA
- a CDS encoding adenosine deaminase produces the protein MTAPRIDTDTLRRLPKAVLHDHLDGGLRPATVVELADAVGHTLPTTDPDELAAWYFEAANSGDLVRYIATFEHTLAVMQSREGLLRTAEEYVLDLAADGVVYAEVRYAPELMLNGELTLPEVVETVQEGLAAGMAKAAAAGTPVRVGTLLCGMRMFDRTRATADLAVAFRDAGVVGFDIAGAEDGFPPADHLDAFEHLRRENVPFTIHAGEAHGLPSIHQALQVCGAQRIGHGVRITDDIVDGKLGRLAGWVRDRRVALEMCPTSNLQTGAAASIAEHPITALKDLGFRVTLNTDNRLVSGTTMTREMALLVEEAGWGVEDLRTVTVNALKSAFIPFDERTALIEDVVLPGYAAAL, from the coding sequence ATGACCGCGCCCCGCATCGACACCGACACCCTCCGCCGGCTCCCCAAGGCCGTCCTGCACGACCACCTCGACGGCGGTCTGCGCCCCGCCACCGTCGTCGAGCTCGCGGACGCGGTCGGCCACACCCTGCCCACCACCGACCCCGACGAGCTCGCCGCCTGGTACTTCGAGGCCGCCAACTCGGGCGACCTGGTGCGCTACATAGCCACCTTCGAGCACACCCTCGCCGTGATGCAGAGCCGCGAGGGCCTGCTGCGCACCGCCGAGGAGTACGTCCTCGACCTCGCCGCCGACGGCGTCGTCTACGCCGAGGTGCGCTACGCCCCCGAGCTGATGCTGAACGGCGAGCTGACGCTCCCCGAGGTCGTCGAGACCGTCCAGGAGGGCCTCGCGGCCGGCATGGCGAAGGCGGCCGCCGCCGGGACGCCGGTCCGCGTCGGCACCCTGCTGTGCGGCATGCGGATGTTCGACCGCACCCGGGCGACCGCCGACCTCGCGGTCGCCTTCCGGGACGCGGGCGTCGTCGGCTTCGACATCGCCGGCGCCGAGGACGGCTTCCCGCCCGCCGACCACCTCGACGCCTTCGAGCACCTGCGCCGCGAGAACGTCCCCTTCACCATCCACGCCGGGGAGGCCCACGGCCTGCCCAGCATCCACCAGGCCCTCCAGGTGTGCGGCGCCCAGCGCATCGGCCACGGCGTGCGCATCACCGACGACATCGTCGACGGCAAGCTCGGCCGGCTGGCCGGCTGGGTGCGCGACCGTCGTGTCGCGCTGGAGATGTGCCCGACGTCCAACCTCCAGACCGGCGCCGCCGCCTCGATCGCCGAGCACCCCATCACGGCCCTGAAGGACCTCGGCTTCCGCGTCACCCTCAACACCGACAACCGTCTGGTCTCGGGCACCACGATGACCCGTGAGATGGCGCTGCTCGTCGAGGAGGCCGGCTGGGGCGTCGAGGACCTGCGCACGGTCACGGTGAACGCCCTCAAGAGCGCGTTCATCCCGTTCGACGAGCGCACGGCCCTCATCGAGGACGTCGTCCTGCCGGGCTACGCGGCCGCGCTCTGA